From one Pseudomonas sp. S35 genomic stretch:
- a CDS encoding DUF1120 domain-containing protein: MNTASTLSRLAMSVMLLIVASNALAEDECQLNLSESLLDFGLMSRVAQQDSPLERPLGERRVSLNVSCAQPTDMSLFYQALAATSQRLRFTEHGSYAIQASDAVLDGTAVELGLISALGQPPVARGALLNWRTGHGIAPVNGETLLNGQHFSVQLTFSAFADIAATRVTDATTWEASGTFHGRHSAREVNLRAHFAPAACKPQLSNGGLVDYGTLLAKDLSPTHENPLPTRTLQFSVNCDAPTPFALLMHDNRSGTATGGTDETAYGLDLDNSGNKIGRYYLNIDPADFTADAYRTLYRTDSTSSGKAWSVSSARQIPIAAHSLMGFTDSAGNTRGPIALQNLAGTVRIKAYLAPTQSMDLRTVVHINGSGTLEIIYL, translated from the coding sequence ATGAATACCGCTTCTACCCTGTCCCGCCTGGCCATGAGCGTGATGCTGCTGATAGTCGCCAGCAACGCCCTTGCCGAGGACGAGTGCCAACTGAACCTCAGTGAATCACTGCTGGATTTCGGCCTGATGAGCCGGGTCGCACAACAGGACAGCCCCCTTGAGCGCCCGTTGGGTGAGCGCCGCGTCAGCCTGAATGTGAGCTGCGCGCAGCCGACCGACATGAGCCTGTTTTATCAGGCGCTGGCGGCCACTTCGCAGCGGCTGCGGTTCACCGAGCATGGCAGCTACGCGATCCAGGCCAGCGACGCGGTGCTGGACGGCACCGCCGTGGAGCTGGGATTGATTTCCGCACTCGGCCAGCCGCCGGTGGCCCGTGGCGCGCTGCTGAACTGGCGCACAGGCCACGGCATCGCACCGGTCAACGGCGAGACGCTACTCAACGGCCAGCATTTTTCCGTGCAATTGACCTTCAGCGCCTTCGCCGATATCGCCGCCACACGGGTCACGGACGCCACCACCTGGGAAGCCTCCGGGACGTTCCATGGCCGTCATAGCGCGCGCGAAGTGAATCTGCGCGCCCACTTCGCCCCCGCCGCGTGCAAACCTCAACTGTCCAACGGTGGCCTGGTGGATTACGGCACGTTGCTGGCGAAAGATCTGAGCCCCACCCACGAAAACCCACTGCCCACCCGCACCTTGCAGTTTTCTGTCAATTGCGACGCGCCCACCCCCTTCGCCCTGCTGATGCATGACAACCGCTCCGGCACCGCCACCGGCGGCACCGATGAAACCGCCTATGGCCTGGACCTGGACAACAGCGGGAACAAGATCGGCCGCTACTACCTGAACATCGACCCGGCAGACTTCACCGCCGACGCCTACCGCACGCTCTATCGCACCGACTCCACCAGCAGCGGCAAGGCCTGGAGCGTCTCCAGTGCGCGGCAGATTCCCATCGCCGCCCACAGCCTCATGGGTTTTACCGACAGCGCCGGCAACACTCGCGGCCCCATTGCCCTGCAGAACCTGGCCGGCACCGTGCGTATCAAGGCGTACCTGGCGCCCACCCAGTCCATGGACCTGCGCACGGTGGTGCACATCAATGGTTCCGGCACCCTTGAAATCATCTACCTCTAA
- a CDS encoding fimbria/pilus outer membrane usher protein: MKTVFSDRDGEAVPDTPARITRPAMLLACVLWPAVPWAEARPGFDATTLHQRGIDPQLASLLLDAPRFAAGRHAVSLRVNGQRRGRLEVGFDQQGALCFDRALLDAANLIVPADDGPCHDFLERYPQSLVEPDPASLTVSLVVPTEALRPAQQDVSGYETGGVAGLLNYDLTGFYNRFGDGDSRFGSANTEVGFNAGDWIVRSRQVQTWQDGLSRSTHLEAYAQRTFASHQAVLQLGQINLYNPVLSGAQITGVQVLTEQALQEQGQGATIEGIANSPAQVEVRQNGALIHSTVVPAGPFSLTDVRRLNSRSDVDVTVRESSGGERRFTVPAAMLGLGLPAPGYSVAAGRVRNIGNAQGDDPWVVSAGWTGAVHPQLSLGSGVLASSEYRAGGLSLGWLPWLDSHIQLSSQLADTQARDKVRGLQTDLSWAQRLNDQWSFSVANSWRTAGYRELEEATYEPETTQQRRSRYRDQQSATLGWSHPWLGAFSAGASRSSSFDGDSSSRGLVSWGTSVRGVSLSASGEWQMGGRQQQDNAVYLNISVPLGESRRARGWVRNSGGEHRTGLGLSEQIDDQLSYRVSAEHDTRDRQVETTLGLSALPRYSQLDFSYSRSDAERSSYQGSARGGVVVHGGGVTLSPYPVRDTFAVASVGDISGIKLSTPSGPVWTDWQGQAVVPQVSAYGRSPVEVQTRSLPRNADINNGLAMIAAGRGAVDRVEFGVTRTRRVLLHARSEQGTPLPRGASVSTAGGEFVTLVQDGGQVFLPNVLEQPQLWVSAPGMARCALRFELPEKSDPQVYFETASARCDKS; the protein is encoded by the coding sequence GTGAAAACAGTATTTAGCGACCGTGACGGCGAAGCCGTGCCCGACACACCTGCCCGCATCACTCGCCCGGCCATGCTGTTGGCGTGTGTGCTCTGGCCCGCAGTACCCTGGGCCGAAGCACGACCGGGGTTTGATGCCACGACCCTGCACCAGCGGGGCATTGACCCACAATTGGCCAGCCTGTTGCTCGACGCACCGCGCTTTGCCGCTGGCCGGCATGCTGTCAGCCTGCGGGTCAACGGCCAGCGCCGGGGGCGCCTGGAGGTGGGGTTTGATCAACAGGGCGCGCTGTGTTTTGACCGCGCCCTGCTGGACGCCGCCAACCTGATCGTCCCCGCAGATGACGGCCCCTGCCATGACTTTCTGGAACGCTACCCACAAAGCCTGGTGGAGCCCGACCCGGCCAGCCTGACGGTGTCGCTGGTGGTGCCGACCGAGGCGTTGCGGCCTGCGCAACAAGACGTCTCGGGCTATGAAACCGGTGGGGTTGCCGGTTTGCTCAATTACGACCTCACCGGGTTCTACAACCGCTTCGGTGACGGTGACAGCCGTTTCGGCTCGGCCAATACCGAAGTCGGCTTCAACGCCGGCGACTGGATCGTGCGCAGCCGCCAGGTACAGACCTGGCAGGACGGTCTGTCGCGCAGCACGCACCTGGAGGCCTACGCCCAGCGCACGTTCGCCAGCCACCAGGCCGTACTGCAACTCGGGCAGATCAACCTCTACAACCCAGTGCTGTCCGGCGCGCAGATCACCGGGGTGCAGGTCCTCACCGAACAGGCCCTTCAAGAGCAAGGCCAGGGTGCGACCATCGAGGGGATCGCCAACAGCCCGGCGCAGGTCGAGGTGCGGCAGAACGGCGCGTTGATTCACTCCACAGTGGTCCCCGCCGGGCCGTTTTCCCTGACGGATGTGCGCCGTTTGAACTCGCGCTCCGACGTCGACGTCACCGTCCGCGAAAGCAGCGGTGGCGAGCGGCGTTTCACCGTCCCGGCGGCCATGCTCGGCCTTGGTTTGCCAGCACCGGGCTATTCGGTCGCAGCAGGGCGCGTGCGCAACATCGGCAATGCCCAGGGCGATGACCCTTGGGTGGTCAGCGCAGGCTGGACCGGCGCCGTGCACCCGCAACTGTCCCTGGGCAGCGGCGTGCTGGCGTCCAGCGAATACCGCGCGGGCGGGTTGAGCCTGGGCTGGCTGCCGTGGCTGGACAGTCACATCCAGCTGTCCAGCCAACTCGCCGATACCCAGGCACGGGACAAGGTTCGCGGGCTGCAGACCGACCTTTCATGGGCCCAGCGCCTGAATGATCAGTGGTCGTTCAGCGTGGCCAATTCCTGGCGCACGGCGGGCTATCGGGAGCTGGAAGAAGCCACCTACGAACCCGAGACCACTCAGCAACGGCGCTCGCGTTATCGCGATCAACAAAGCGCGACGTTGGGATGGTCCCACCCGTGGTTGGGCGCGTTCAGTGCCGGGGCTTCACGCTCCAGCAGCTTTGATGGCGACAGCAGCAGCCGGGGCCTGGTCTCCTGGGGCACCAGCGTGCGCGGGGTGTCGCTGTCGGCCAGCGGCGAATGGCAGATGGGCGGCCGCCAGCAACAAGACAATGCGGTGTACCTGAACATCAGCGTGCCCTTGGGCGAGAGCCGCCGGGCCCGCGGCTGGGTGCGCAACTCCGGTGGCGAACACCGCACCGGGCTGGGTTTGAGTGAGCAGATCGACGATCAACTGAGCTACCGCGTCAGTGCCGAACACGACACCCGCGATCGACAGGTGGAAACCACGCTGGGCCTCTCCGCCCTGCCGCGCTATAGCCAACTGGACTTCAGCTACAGCCGCTCCGACGCCGAGCGTTCAAGCTACCAAGGCAGTGCCCGAGGCGGTGTGGTGGTGCATGGCGGCGGCGTCACATTATCGCCCTACCCAGTGCGCGACACCTTCGCCGTGGCATCGGTGGGCGACATCAGCGGCATCAAACTGAGCACCCCCAGCGGCCCGGTGTGGACCGACTGGCAAGGCCAGGCCGTGGTGCCGCAGGTCAGCGCTTACGGCCGCAGCCCGGTGGAAGTCCAGACCCGCTCGCTGCCACGCAATGCGGATATCAACAACGGCCTGGCAATGATCGCCGCCGGGCGCGGGGCCGTGGATCGGGTCGAATTTGGCGTGACCCGCACACGTCGGGTATTGCTGCACGCGCGCAGCGAACAGGGCACACCGCTGCCGCGCGGGGCGTCCGTCAGTACCGCTGGCGGGGAGTTCGTGACCCTGGTCCAGGATGGCGGCCAGGTGTTCCTGCCCAATGTGCTGGAGCAACCGCAATTGTGGGTCAGCGCCCCTGGCATGGCGCGTTGCGCCCTGCGCTTCGAGTTGCCGGAAAAGAGCGACCCCCAGGTGTATTTCGAAACCGCGTCCGCACGCTGCGATAAATCATGA
- a CDS encoding fimbria/pilus chaperone family protein, with the protein MTTTLLKTAACLAALTLLPATYAQADGMVPDTSVVIIYETDGEAAVSVTNTDSQLALLHVTLEDVPEDTESLLVVTPPLSRVEPSKSQLVRFILQSQQPLLTQRLKRAIFEGMPQGRPATEAGHARVGVTVRQNLPVIIHPKGLARNRTPWTLLSWSQHGATLQVRNDSPYVVRLAQELRLLPGDGKAMLPRTYVLPGETLSMPATGGPASTVRLQPATVYGFAVAAYEAPLT; encoded by the coding sequence ATGACGACGACATTGTTGAAAACCGCGGCCTGCCTGGCTGCCCTGACGTTGCTGCCGGCCACTTATGCACAGGCTGATGGCATGGTCCCAGACACCTCCGTGGTGATCATTTACGAAACCGATGGCGAAGCCGCCGTATCAGTGACCAACACCGACAGCCAACTCGCCTTGCTGCACGTCACCCTGGAAGATGTTCCCGAGGACACCGAGTCGTTACTGGTGGTCACGCCGCCACTGTCGCGGGTCGAACCGTCCAAATCGCAACTGGTGCGTTTCATCCTGCAAAGCCAGCAACCGTTGCTCACCCAGCGACTCAAGCGGGCAATCTTTGAAGGCATGCCCCAGGGCCGGCCGGCCACTGAAGCCGGGCATGCACGGGTAGGCGTGACGGTGCGCCAGAACTTGCCGGTGATCATTCATCCCAAAGGCCTGGCGCGCAATCGCACACCGTGGACTCTACTGAGCTGGTCGCAGCACGGCGCCACCTTGCAGGTGCGCAACGACAGCCCGTATGTGGTGCGCCTGGCCCAGGAACTGCGCCTGCTGCCCGGCGATGGCAAGGCGATGCTGCCGCGCACCTACGTGTTGCCGGGAGAAACCCTGAGCATGCCGGCCACCGGCGGCCCGGCCAGCACCGTACGGCTGCAACCGGCCACGGTGTATGGCTTTGCGGTAGCCGCCTACGAAGCCCCTCTGACCTGA
- a CDS encoding DUF1120 domain-containing protein, producing the protein MTTYPRLLATVLLLTNATAAFAASFVDITVTGRLTPDACHVTLSDEGTVDHGKIPAHTLSSSEFTLLPSRALALNVQCARPMLFALVGIDNRAESALAPGLYSLGRNIHAPAERLGSVALSYRNPLGDAQPMQALASSDNGETWAPHPNASPRTYVGFAPIGDRQPDFIGQLSAQLQIDTAINLAQYLTLNQEVPLDGSIVLDLRYL; encoded by the coding sequence ATGACTACCTACCCTCGCCTCTTGGCGACAGTCCTTTTACTGACGAACGCCACGGCGGCCTTTGCCGCGTCGTTTGTCGACATCACGGTGACCGGTCGGCTGACGCCGGACGCTTGCCACGTGACGCTGTCTGACGAGGGCACGGTCGATCACGGCAAAATCCCGGCTCACACCCTCAGTTCCAGCGAGTTCACCCTACTGCCCAGCCGGGCATTGGCGCTGAATGTGCAGTGCGCCAGGCCCATGCTGTTTGCCCTGGTTGGGATCGACAACCGCGCCGAGTCCGCCTTGGCCCCCGGGCTTTACAGCCTGGGCAGAAACATCCACGCGCCCGCCGAACGCCTGGGGTCGGTGGCGCTGTCTTATCGCAACCCGTTGGGCGATGCGCAACCCATGCAAGCGCTGGCTTCCAGCGACAACGGCGAAACCTGGGCACCGCACCCCAATGCCTCCCCCAGGACCTACGTCGGTTTTGCCCCCATCGGTGATCGCCAGCCCGACTTCATCGGCCAGTTGAGCGCCCAACTGCAAATCGACACCGCCATCAACCTGGCCCAGTACCTGACCCTGAACCAGGAAGTGCCGCTCGATGGCTCCATCGTCCTGGATTTGCGCTACCTCTGA
- a CDS encoding DUF1120 domain-containing protein: MKALLTTLTTSLLLLGSASTYAASTVDLTVKGLIVPSACTPNMSSGGIIDHGKISAKDLRPDNPTLIGSHVMTLVVVCDAPIQFALHSIDNRAGSSISSSDYGLGLINGTQKLGWYKLMLRNAVADGAQMQPIASSDGGNTWYSEDLWDAGLYMALATLDDATQPASIKELVTELVVDTSIARTDGLDLSNEVTLDGSATLEVKYL, encoded by the coding sequence ATGAAAGCCCTGTTAACCACCCTCACCACCAGCCTGCTGCTGCTCGGCTCCGCCAGCACCTACGCCGCGTCTACCGTCGACCTGACCGTCAAGGGCCTGATCGTGCCTAGCGCCTGCACGCCAAACATGAGCAGTGGCGGGATCATCGACCACGGCAAGATTTCCGCAAAAGACCTGCGTCCGGACAACCCCACATTGATCGGCAGCCACGTTATGACCCTGGTGGTGGTGTGCGATGCGCCCATTCAGTTTGCCCTGCACTCCATCGATAACCGTGCAGGTTCATCCATTTCCTCTTCCGACTACGGCTTGGGCCTGATCAACGGCACCCAGAAGCTGGGCTGGTACAAGCTGATGCTGCGTAACGCCGTTGCCGACGGCGCACAGATGCAACCGATTGCCTCCTCGGATGGCGGCAACACCTGGTACAGCGAGGATTTATGGGACGCCGGCTTGTACATGGCGCTGGCCACCCTGGACGACGCCACCCAACCGGCCTCCATCAAGGAACTGGTGACGGAGTTGGTAGTAGACACCTCCATCGCCCGCACCGATGGCCTGGACCTGAGCAACGAGGTGACGCTCGACGGCTCGGCCACCCTGGAAGTGAAGTACCTGTAA
- a CDS encoding DUF1120 domain-containing protein translates to MPHFLNAIPLIVCLVGASSIAMADSNTDLTVKGTITPSACAPLISGGGTIDFGKMAVKDLNAGQYTSLPNQSMQLSVRCEAPTFFTLTTVDNRAGSSANHQYWHGLGLTLEGEKLGGTVFHLYGPVADGIAVRTITSQDGGVTWLPTSLLTHTLLTAVAVGNQLVPIAVKDFDAEIRLFTHIAPADSLTLTDEVPVDGHATVQVSYL, encoded by the coding sequence ATGCCGCACTTTCTCAACGCCATCCCCTTGATTGTCTGCTTAGTCGGCGCTTCATCCATCGCGATGGCCGACAGCAACACCGACCTCACGGTCAAAGGCACCATCACCCCGAGCGCCTGTGCGCCACTGATCTCCGGCGGCGGCACAATCGACTTCGGAAAAATGGCAGTCAAGGACCTCAACGCCGGGCAATACACCTCATTGCCCAACCAATCCATGCAATTGAGCGTGCGTTGTGAAGCACCGACGTTCTTCACCCTGACCACCGTCGACAACCGCGCCGGCTCCTCTGCCAACCACCAGTACTGGCATGGGCTGGGCCTGACCCTGGAAGGCGAAAAGCTCGGCGGCACGGTTTTCCATCTCTATGGTCCCGTGGCTGATGGTATCGCGGTACGCACCATCACCTCACAAGACGGCGGCGTGACGTGGCTACCAACCAGCCTGCTGACGCACACCCTGCTGACCGCCGTCGCGGTGGGCAACCAACTGGTGCCGATCGCGGTGAAGGATTTCGACGCTGAAATCCGCCTGTTCACCCACATCGCCCCCGCCGATAGCCTGACGCTGACGGATGAAGTGCCCGTCGACGGGCACGCCACGGTCCAGGTCAGCTACTTGTAA
- a CDS encoding DUF1120 domain-containing protein, giving the protein MNTSLTLVCTALLLANTASAFAASSVDLTVKGVITPNACTPTFSGGGVVDHGKIASKDLVQNNPTSLPKVMLKLSINCEGPTAMALRPIDNRAGSSTGSSDFGLGLINTNKKLGRFYLTPLNMVADAVPVQPIASGDGGRTWYAEWAWELQTLWGAGALDDATTLLPVKDLVMDLEVSTQIARADQFDFSEEQPIDGSGTLEVMYL; this is encoded by the coding sequence ATGAACACGTCCCTCACCCTGGTGTGTACCGCCCTGCTACTCGCCAACACTGCCTCCGCCTTTGCCGCCAGCTCCGTGGACCTGACGGTAAAAGGTGTGATCACGCCCAACGCCTGCACACCCACCTTCTCCGGTGGCGGTGTGGTCGACCATGGAAAGATCGCGTCCAAGGACCTGGTACAGAACAACCCAACCAGCTTGCCCAAGGTCATGTTGAAACTGTCGATCAATTGCGAAGGCCCCACCGCCATGGCCCTGCGGCCCATCGATAACCGCGCCGGTTCCTCCACCGGCAGCAGTGACTTTGGACTGGGCCTGATCAACACAAACAAGAAACTCGGCCGGTTTTACCTGACGCCCCTGAACATGGTCGCTGATGCGGTGCCGGTTCAACCCATCGCATCCGGCGATGGCGGCCGCACCTGGTATGCGGAGTGGGCTTGGGAACTGCAAACCTTGTGGGGCGCGGGTGCCTTGGACGATGCCACGACCCTGCTTCCGGTCAAGGATCTGGTCATGGACCTCGAAGTCAGCACCCAAATCGCACGTGCGGATCAGTTCGACTTCAGCGAAGAGCAGCCCATCGACGGCTCCGGAACGCTTGAGGTGATGTACCTGTAA
- a CDS encoding response regulator, translating to METGVSLSAVLSRELTPSTALPPHWQHLKVLVVEDHSAYRALMGWFLHKLGLGHQLAVDGLDGLAALAEYPYDLVISDCQMPVMDGYSMSRAIRRRECANASARVPIIALTGNLVDDDPQRCREAGMDAWLLKPLTFDQLREVLALWLPGPPVAAPVYRLSARWPTRAGLIDTFGDAQVVSQMLASLLCEAQEDSAALFQARLALDVPSTVERLHRLVGSLAFLGVAELEGRGMSLIDQVHAQGIRPSTPALEAFERELRDYLTYLGSL from the coding sequence ATGGAGACTGGCGTATCGTTGAGCGCAGTGCTTTCCCGTGAATTGACTCCCTCGACCGCGCTGCCACCACACTGGCAGCATTTGAAGGTGCTGGTGGTGGAAGACCACTCCGCCTACCGCGCCTTGATGGGGTGGTTTCTGCATAAACTGGGGCTTGGCCATCAACTGGCCGTCGATGGGCTGGACGGCCTCGCGGCGCTCGCCGAATACCCCTACGATCTGGTGATCAGCGACTGCCAGATGCCCGTCATGGACGGCTACAGCATGAGCCGGGCGATTCGACGGCGCGAATGCGCGAATGCGTCGGCACGCGTACCGATCATTGCCTTGACCGGCAACTTGGTAGACGACGATCCGCAACGTTGCCGCGAAGCAGGCATGGACGCCTGGCTGCTCAAACCATTGACCTTCGATCAACTGCGTGAGGTGCTGGCACTGTGGCTTCCCGGCCCGCCTGTTGCTGCACCGGTTTATCGGCTGTCAGCGCGTTGGCCAACCCGTGCCGGGCTGATTGATACCTTTGGAGATGCCCAAGTGGTGAGCCAGATGCTGGCCAGCCTGCTCTGTGAAGCCCAGGAGGACAGCGCTGCCCTGTTTCAAGCTCGACTGGCCTTGGATGTCCCTTCGACTGTCGAACGCCTGCATCGCCTGGTGGGAAGCCTGGCGTTTCTCGGCGTGGCTGAATTGGAGGGGCGAGGCATGAGCTTGATCGATCAAGTCCATGCTCAGGGCATCAGGCCGAGCACGCCTGCGTTGGAAGCCTTTGAGCGGGAGCTGCGTGACTACCTCACGTACTTGGGTTCCCTGTGA
- a CDS encoding response regulator transcription factor, with product MLRVIIADDHPIVRIGQRVVVEANGRCKVVGEADGPDQLLRLLETTPCDVLVTDFAMPGGQQADGYGLLSLLHRQYPKLPVILVTMFANVATLRASFAHGAQAIVAKSASAKELPLAINSVSAGQTFVSECLRVQLIEAGTGDQSQQPQLSGKEREVVRMLASGLTVSQIAARVNRSISTISKQKSTAMQRLCISTDVDLFAYARSCGMVP from the coding sequence ATGCTTCGCGTGATTATTGCTGACGACCATCCCATCGTGCGTATCGGGCAGCGAGTGGTGGTCGAGGCCAATGGCAGGTGCAAAGTGGTCGGCGAGGCCGATGGGCCTGACCAACTGCTGCGTTTGCTGGAAACGACCCCCTGTGACGTGCTGGTGACCGATTTCGCCATGCCGGGTGGCCAGCAGGCCGACGGGTATGGCTTGTTGAGCCTGTTGCACCGCCAGTACCCGAAGTTGCCGGTGATTCTGGTCACGATGTTCGCCAACGTCGCCACGTTGCGCGCCTCCTTTGCCCATGGGGCCCAGGCGATTGTGGCCAAAAGTGCCTCGGCCAAAGAGTTGCCGCTGGCGATCAATTCGGTCAGCGCAGGCCAGACCTTTGTCAGCGAGTGCTTGCGGGTGCAATTGATAGAGGCGGGAACCGGCGACCAATCGCAACAGCCACAGTTGTCGGGCAAGGAACGGGAAGTGGTGCGCATGCTGGCCAGTGGGCTGACGGTCAGCCAGATCGCCGCTCGGGTCAATCGCAGCATCTCGACCATCAGCAAGCAGAAAAGTACGGCGATGCAGCGTCTGTGCATCTCTACCGATGTCGACTTGTTCGCCTATGCCCGCAGTTGCGGCATGGTGCCGTAG
- a CDS encoding nuclear transport factor 2 family protein, with product MSDAHTVLITTFYSAFQRLDAEAMSACYTEDVLFSDPAFGELRGRDAGDMWRMLTTRAKDFSLTFDQVRSDDTTGSAHWVATYLFSQTGNVVVNDIQARFVFRDGKICEHHDHFDLWRWSRQALGTKGLLLGWTPLVKNAVRAQANKGLKAFQASR from the coding sequence ATGAGTGACGCCCACACCGTGCTGATCACCACGTTCTACAGTGCGTTTCAACGGCTGGATGCCGAGGCCATGAGTGCCTGCTACACCGAGGATGTACTGTTCAGCGACCCGGCTTTCGGCGAGTTGCGCGGGCGCGATGCCGGCGACATGTGGCGCATGCTGACCACGCGGGCCAAGGATTTTTCGCTGACGTTCGACCAGGTTCGCAGCGATGACACCACGGGCAGTGCCCATTGGGTGGCAACTTACCTGTTCAGCCAGACCGGCAATGTCGTGGTCAACGATATCCAAGCGCGTTTTGTGTTTCGTGACGGCAAGATCTGCGAGCACCACGATCACTTCGACCTGTGGCGTTGGTCGCGCCAGGCATTGGGCACCAAGGGCCTGCTGCTGGGCTGGACGCCGCTGGTGAAAAACGCCGTGCGCGCCCAGGCGAACAAAGGCTTGAAGGCATTCCAGGCCAGTCGTTGA
- a CDS encoding GIY-YIG nuclease family protein: protein MTDPAEPKPWYVYLVRAANGALYCGISNDPLRRFASHQSGKGARFFLSSPAVALVYTEQCASKGEALRQERLIKKLKKSAKECLAAQGSLI from the coding sequence GTGACTGATCCCGCTGAACCCAAACCCTGGTACGTCTACCTGGTGCGCGCCGCCAACGGCGCGCTGTATTGCGGCATCAGCAATGACCCGCTGCGCCGGTTCGCCTCGCACCAGAGCGGCAAAGGCGCGCGGTTTTTCCTGAGCAGCCCGGCGGTGGCGCTGGTGTATACGGAGCAATGCGCGAGCAAGGGCGAGGCGCTGCGCCAGGAGCGGTTGATCAAGAAACTGAAGAAGAGCGCCAAGGAATGTCTGGCGGCGCAGGGCTCATTGATCTGA
- a CDS encoding glutathione S-transferase family protein, producing MPELILHHYPTSPFAEKARLLLGFKGLSWHSVHISPVMPKPDLTALTGGYRKTPVLQVGADIYCDTALIARRLEQEKTAPALFPLGQEMITQTFATWADSVVFAHAVSLVFQPESVAVRFGKLPPEAIKAFLADRAALFSGGTASKLPAELAKHQWPAIMARLEQQLQREAGDFLFGEPSIADFALAHPLWFLKATPVTAPLVDAYPAVSAWLGRVLGFGHGTSSQMTAEQALEVARDATPAALPDEVFEDLNGFKAGQQVSISAIDYGVDPVAGELLFAGREELILRRTDPRAGTVHVHFPRFGFRLQAH from the coding sequence ATGCCTGAGCTAATCCTGCACCACTACCCAACGTCTCCTTTCGCGGAAAAAGCTCGGCTGCTGCTGGGCTTCAAAGGTTTGTCCTGGCATTCGGTGCATATCTCGCCGGTGATGCCCAAGCCAGACCTGACAGCCCTCACCGGCGGCTACCGTAAAACCCCAGTGCTGCAAGTGGGCGCCGATATCTACTGCGACACCGCCTTGATCGCCCGCCGCCTGGAGCAGGAAAAAACCGCGCCCGCGCTGTTCCCGCTCGGCCAGGAAATGATCACCCAAACCTTTGCTACCTGGGCCGACAGCGTGGTGTTTGCCCACGCGGTGAGCCTGGTGTTTCAGCCGGAATCGGTGGCGGTGCGCTTCGGCAAACTGCCGCCGGAAGCGATCAAGGCGTTTCTCGCCGACCGCGCCGCGCTGTTCAGCGGCGGCACCGCGAGCAAGTTGCCAGCCGAACTGGCCAAGCACCAATGGCCAGCGATCATGGCGCGCCTGGAGCAGCAATTGCAGCGCGAGGCCGGGGACTTCCTGTTTGGCGAGCCGTCGATTGCCGACTTTGCCCTGGCCCACCCGTTGTGGTTCCTCAAGGCCACGCCGGTGACTGCGCCGTTGGTGGATGCTTATCCGGCTGTGTCTGCATGGCTGGGCCGCGTGCTCGGTTTCGGCCACGGCACGTCCAGCCAGATGACGGCCGAGCAGGCCTTGGAGGTTGCGCGCGACGCCACACCGGCAGCGTTGCCGGACGAAGTGTTCGAGGACTTGAATGGCTTTAAGGCCGGCCAGCAGGTGAGCATCAGCGCCATCGACTACGGCGTCGACCCGGTCGCCGGCGAATTGCTGTTTGCCGGGCGCGAAGAACTGATCCTGCGCCGTACCGACCCACGCGCCGGCACCGTGCACGTGCACTTCCCGCGCTTTGGTTTTCGCCTTCAGGCGCACTAA